From the Deinococcus radiophilus genome, one window contains:
- a CDS encoding c-type cytochrome — translation MSLALLLLLLIMVLAALAVVILPLLQPLRDPLAQQRSDLLAERDQLYAELLGLPDTPEQDHTRTALEVKAARVLRRLDELPAAPPTEERLGRSAQAARIGWLAAVLLTASATLTFVPQWQKLGLDAAEAAQVTAAQRLPGLRAAAQAQPSVVTYNAWGDAAFEQAAYSEAMRAYTESLKLETQQAGPLRRLGTLLLNREDMGGPTLSDQEAGQAFALIRTAAQLAPDEAESHLLLGYALVKFGQEEQALTALERYRELNPQGRDADELISSIRTAQNSASPALALYAASCASCHGPAGGGGLGPSLRKSNLSREAAAEIIQHGQGSMPAYPDLQDEDLEGLLNLLMEWQADD, via the coding sequence ATGAGTCTGGCACTGCTCCTCCTGTTACTGATCATGGTGCTGGCCGCGCTGGCAGTGGTGATTTTGCCACTGCTGCAACCACTACGTGACCCTTTAGCCCAACAGCGTAGCGACCTGCTGGCCGAGCGTGACCAACTGTACGCCGAGCTGCTGGGCCTTCCAGACACGCCAGAGCAGGATCACACCCGCACCGCCCTGGAAGTCAAAGCCGCCCGTGTGCTGCGGCGCTTGGACGAACTTCCCGCTGCGCCGCCCACTGAGGAGAGGCTGGGCCGGAGCGCCCAAGCTGCCCGCATAGGCTGGCTGGCCGCTGTCCTCCTTACCGCGAGTGCCACGCTGACCTTCGTGCCGCAGTGGCAAAAGCTGGGGCTGGACGCTGCCGAGGCGGCTCAGGTCACTGCCGCCCAGCGCTTACCGGGACTGCGGGCCGCAGCACAGGCGCAGCCCAGCGTCGTCACCTACAACGCCTGGGGTGACGCCGCCTTCGAACAAGCTGCCTACTCCGAGGCCATGCGGGCCTATACCGAGTCGCTCAAGCTGGAAACTCAGCAGGCTGGTCCCTTACGTCGCCTAGGCACCCTTCTGCTTAACCGCGAAGACATGGGCGGTCCTACCCTGAGCGATCAGGAGGCGGGACAGGCCTTCGCCTTGATCCGTACGGCGGCACAATTGGCCCCGGACGAGGCAGAATCGCACCTGCTGCTCGGTTACGCACTGGTCAAGTTTGGTCAGGAGGAACAGGCCCTGACTGCGCTGGAGCGTTACCGTGAACTGAATCCCCAGGGCCGAGATGCCGACGAACTTATCTCCTCTATTCGGACAGCCCAGAACTCGGCCAGTCCGGCACTGGCGCTGTACGCGGCCAGTTGCGCCAGCTGTCACGGCCCAGCAGGTGGCGGTGGCCTGGGTCCCTCCCTCCGCAAGTCCAACCTCAGCCGGGAAGCGGCAGCGGAGATTATCCAGCACGGCCAGGGCAGCATGCCCGCCTATCCCGACTTACAGGACGAGGACTTAGAAGGGCTACTGAATCTGCTGATGGAATGGCAAGCGGATGACTGA
- the upp gene encoding uracil phosphoribosyltransferase, with protein MLTVVEHPLIQHKLSLMRDERTGVKEFRELAGELSLLLAYEAMRDLELVPVRFATPVQEGDFPMLSGKKLALVAILRAGLVMTEAMTDLIPAAKVGHIGMYRDPETLQPVAYYSKLPEDIGSRRVFLTDPMLATGGSAVAAIDKLKEVGAERITLMCILAAPEGIEVIRQAHPDVDIVTAAVDERLNDHGYIVPGLGDAGDRIYGTK; from the coding sequence ATGCTGACTGTGGTAGAGCACCCCCTGATTCAACACAAACTCTCGCTGATGCGTGACGAGCGCACCGGGGTCAAGGAATTCCGTGAACTGGCCGGTGAATTGAGCCTGCTGCTCGCCTACGAGGCCATGCGTGATCTGGAACTGGTCCCAGTCCGTTTCGCCACGCCGGTGCAGGAGGGTGACTTCCCCATGCTCAGCGGCAAGAAGCTGGCCCTGGTCGCTATCCTGCGCGCTGGGTTGGTCATGACCGAGGCCATGACCGACCTGATTCCGGCAGCCAAGGTGGGTCATATCGGGATGTACCGCGACCCGGAAACATTGCAGCCAGTGGCCTACTACTCCAAACTGCCCGAGGACATCGGCAGCCGCCGGGTGTTTCTGACCGACCCCATGCTGGCGACGGGTGGCAGCGCAGTAGCAGCCATTGACAAGCTGAAGGAAGTCGGAGCCGAGCGGATCACTTTGATGTGTATCCTGGCTGCACCTGAAGGAATCGAAGTGATTCGGCAGGCCCATCCGGATGTGGACATCGTGACGGCTGCAGTGGACGAACGCCTCAACGACCATGGCTATATCGTGCCGGGCCTGGGTGATGCCGGGGACCGGATCTACGGAACCAAGTAA
- the ccmE gene encoding cytochrome c maturation protein CcmE encodes MTQPERGVTPLPQAKRRRRSPLPSILGGGALLGLAAFLAFGSLGQSLEYFKTPSEYQLEQSTLAGKPLRLGGLAQAAEYDPQTLNLSFQLTDGSVTYPVQYTGAVSDMFQEGQGVVVRGRFSESAQGADPGVFQADELIVKHSEEYKVPETQAEIDQLRDLLESAE; translated from the coding sequence ATGACCCAGCCTGAGCGCGGCGTTACCCCGCTGCCGCAGGCCAAGCGGCGCAGGCGCAGTCCGCTGCCCTCGATTCTGGGGGGCGGAGCGCTGCTGGGGTTGGCAGCTTTTCTGGCCTTTGGATCGTTGGGCCAGAGCCTGGAATATTTCAAGACACCTTCGGAGTACCAGTTGGAACAAAGCACGCTGGCCGGTAAGCCCCTGCGCTTGGGCGGATTGGCGCAGGCGGCGGAGTATGACCCCCAGACCCTCAATCTCTCTTTCCAGCTCACCGACGGCAGCGTCACTTACCCAGTCCAGTACACCGGGGCAGTGAGTGACATGTTCCAAGAAGGTCAGGGCGTGGTGGTCCGTGGGCGCTTCAGCGAAAGTGCGCAAGGGGCCGACCCAGGCGTCTTCCAGGCCGACGAGCTCATCGTCAAGCACTCAGAAGAATACAAAGTCCCCGAAACGCAGGCGGAGATAGACCAGCTCAGGGACCTGCTGGAGTCTGCCGAATAG
- a CDS encoding rhomboid family intramembrane serine protease, with the protein MTRSPDRLRDFQPAPPQRPDHRGNAVGAGVVTALLIGLIWVQEIADQLLLGVNLDRLGIYPRNLATWWHIFTAPYLHGGWEHLIANTLPLATLAFMSAVRSVGRFLTATLIIMVVGGGLIWLLARGGSAHLGASILIFGYFAYLLGVGWWERTPAAIGVATIAAVLYGSILWGVLPTDPRVSFEGHLFGFIGGLVAAAMLHRQRPGGR; encoded by the coding sequence GTGACCCGTTCTCCTGATCGTCTGCGCGACTTCCAGCCGGCTCCACCACAGCGCCCTGACCACCGGGGCAATGCCGTAGGTGCTGGTGTGGTCACGGCCCTACTGATCGGATTGATTTGGGTACAAGAGATCGCCGATCAACTGCTGTTGGGCGTCAATCTGGACCGGCTGGGCATTTATCCCAGGAACCTGGCGACCTGGTGGCATATTTTTACGGCCCCGTATCTGCACGGCGGCTGGGAGCATCTGATCGCCAATACCTTGCCACTGGCGACTCTGGCGTTTATGTCGGCGGTGCGCAGTGTGGGACGCTTTTTGACGGCGACCCTGATCATCATGGTGGTCGGCGGGGGGCTGATCTGGTTGCTGGCCCGGGGCGGCAGTGCCCACTTGGGGGCCAGCATCCTGATTTTCGGGTATTTCGCCTACCTATTGGGGGTGGGCTGGTGGGAGCGGACCCCGGCGGCCATCGGCGTGGCGACCATTGCCGCCGTGCTGTACGGTAGCATCCTGTGGGGCGTGCTGCCGACTGACCCCCGCGTATCGTTTGAAGGACACCTTTTCGGCTTTATCGGTGGGCTGGTGGCGGCGGCCATGCTGCACCGTCAACGTCCAGGGGGACGCTGA
- a CDS encoding VOC family protein has product MPSQSMPPTHWTLDHLVVATDTLENGRRWLEQQLGVSLQPGGQHAEFGTHNLLLSLGGSYLELIAIDPSAPQPADPRWFELDRPEMQQRLAERPHLIHWVVAVPELTGHPQARRLSRGGARWQLTVAPDGSLPGGGAAPSLIAWDTPPPAQSLPDQGVQLEQLELSSPHPERLAHWTGSYNGTEIVAQSAPTVSLRATLVTPKGHVRLD; this is encoded by the coding sequence ATGCCAAGCCAATCTATGCCGCCTACCCACTGGACCCTGGATCATCTGGTCGTGGCCACCGATACTCTGGAAAATGGACGGCGGTGGCTGGAGCAGCAGCTCGGTGTCTCACTGCAACCTGGCGGACAGCACGCAGAGTTCGGCACCCATAACCTCTTGCTGAGTCTGGGGGGCAGTTATTTGGAATTGATCGCCATAGACCCGTCAGCCCCACAGCCCGCTGACCCACGCTGGTTCGAATTGGACCGCCCCGAAATGCAGCAGCGACTGGCCGAGCGCCCACACCTGATTCACTGGGTGGTCGCCGTGCCTGAACTGACTGGTCATCCGCAGGCCCGCCGACTCAGCCGGGGCGGGGCCCGCTGGCAGCTGACCGTCGCGCCGGACGGGTCGTTGCCAGGTGGCGGTGCTGCACCCAGCCTGATCGCCTGGGACACACCGCCGCCCGCGCAGTCATTGCCGGATCAGGGGGTGCAGTTAGAGCAGTTAGAGCTGAGCAGCCCGCACCCAGAACGTCTGGCCCACTGGACTGGTTCATATAACGGAACGGAGATCGTCGCCCAGAGCGCTCCGACAGTCAGCCTGCGTGCGACGCTGGTTACCCCTAAAGGACACGTCAGGCTGGATTAG
- a CDS encoding heme lyase CcmF/NrfE family subunit translates to MLSWYSLSFSQSPLALLGQLSLLLALLFGLGGLWQAVVAGRTGDPRPAQSAAHAIAAVFGFVTISVGALLAAMIGSDFSVRYVAEHSMASSPLWIKITGLWGALEGSIMLWLWLLSLYAVILTRTACKDSLRPWVFSAMLFNLLFFIGVCATIASPFTPLATIPTDGAGPNPALQNHWMMAVHPVLLYLGFVGLAVPFAYAVAALITGRLSDHWVSAVRRWTLVAWGFLTLGIVSGGWWSYETLGWGGYWAWDPVENASFIPWLLATAFLHSIQIQERRGQMRGWNVWLIVLAYASTVLGTFLNRSGIVQSVHAFAGGPVGGVFFGFLAVLLLGGIALAAWRAPRLRDSGEPPHALSREGAFLAGNWLFVVFAFMVLLGTLFPTLIEAVQGHRDTSVGPPFYNAFAVPLGLGLLLLMGIGPLLPWRRAEGQSLWRALRPLLIAGGVAALIGLAAGLRHPGVLATLALCAYNLAGLAGLTWRHLQERRAAGLGGGLSTVFASQPRRYGAYLAHIGLVMLALGVVFSTVYRQDQQATLNLNQQASLLHEQLELTGTRSVNRSDGHSLIADIRIDGQPYEARMNFYQQAGSMAFPAPAVRYGLWGDTYLVVSAFDEGGQWVSVRLVESPLIAWIWLGTAVMMLGTGLSLVSPRRPRLQEAVSSLPHAAAATD, encoded by the coding sequence ATGCTCAGCTGGTACAGCCTAAGCTTTTCACAGAGCCCACTGGCGCTGCTGGGCCAGCTGAGCTTGCTGCTCGCGCTGCTGTTTGGTCTGGGTGGGCTGTGGCAGGCCGTCGTCGCCGGACGCACCGGTGATCCCCGCCCCGCCCAGAGTGCCGCGCACGCCATCGCCGCTGTCTTTGGCTTCGTGACCATCAGTGTGGGTGCCCTGCTGGCGGCTATGATCGGCAGTGATTTCAGTGTGCGCTACGTCGCTGAACACTCGATGGCCAGCAGTCCGCTGTGGATCAAAATCACTGGCCTGTGGGGGGCACTCGAAGGCTCGATCATGCTGTGGCTGTGGCTCCTGTCCCTATACGCCGTCATCTTGACCCGCACGGCCTGCAAAGACTCGCTGCGCCCCTGGGTCTTTTCAGCCATGCTGTTCAACTTGCTGTTTTTTATCGGGGTATGCGCCACCATTGCCAGCCCTTTTACCCCACTGGCCACCATTCCGACTGACGGTGCAGGCCCCAACCCGGCCCTGCAGAACCACTGGATGATGGCGGTTCACCCCGTCTTGTTGTATCTGGGCTTCGTGGGACTGGCAGTGCCGTTTGCCTACGCTGTCGCGGCGCTGATCACCGGCAGGCTGTCGGATCATTGGGTGAGCGCTGTCCGCCGCTGGACGCTGGTGGCCTGGGGTTTTCTGACGCTGGGCATTGTGTCAGGCGGCTGGTGGAGCTACGAGACGCTGGGCTGGGGCGGCTACTGGGCCTGGGACCCAGTCGAAAATGCGTCTTTCATCCCTTGGCTGCTGGCCACAGCCTTTTTGCACTCCATTCAGATTCAGGAGCGCCGGGGACAGATGCGGGGCTGGAATGTCTGGTTGATTGTTCTGGCCTACGCCAGCACCGTGCTGGGCACTTTCCTGAACCGCTCCGGCATCGTGCAGAGTGTTCACGCCTTTGCAGGTGGGCCAGTCGGTGGAGTGTTTTTCGGGTTCCTGGCCGTGTTGCTGCTCGGCGGTATCGCCCTGGCCGCCTGGCGTGCGCCCCGACTGCGTGACAGTGGTGAGCCACCTCACGCCCTGAGCCGCGAAGGGGCCTTTCTGGCTGGCAACTGGCTGTTCGTGGTGTTTGCCTTTATGGTCTTGCTGGGCACGCTTTTTCCCACACTGATTGAGGCTGTTCAGGGTCACCGCGATACCTCAGTAGGACCACCGTTTTACAATGCCTTCGCTGTTCCACTGGGTCTGGGGCTGCTGCTGCTAATGGGCATAGGACCGCTGCTGCCCTGGCGACGTGCCGAAGGACAAAGCCTATGGCGTGCCCTACGGCCCCTGCTGATCGCGGGCGGCGTGGCCGCCTTGATCGGTCTGGCTGCCGGCCTACGCCACCCCGGCGTCCTGGCGACCCTGGCCCTCTGCGCCTATAACCTGGCCGGACTGGCTGGGCTGACCTGGCGCCACCTCCAGGAGCGACGTGCAGCGGGTCTGGGCGGCGGCCTGAGCACTGTCTTTGCATCTCAGCCCCGGCGTTACGGTGCTTATTTGGCCCACATCGGCCTGGTGATGCTGGCTCTGGGAGTCGTCTTTTCTACCGTCTACCGCCAAGACCAGCAAGCCACACTGAATCTGAACCAGCAGGCCTCACTGCTTCACGAGCAACTGGAGTTGACCGGCACCCGCTCGGTCAACCGCAGCGACGGCCACTCGCTGATTGCCGATATCCGCATCGACGGGCAGCCTTACGAGGCCCGCATGAATTTCTATCAGCAGGCGGGCAGCATGGCCTTCCCAGCTCCGGCGGTGCGGTATGGCCTCTGGGGCGACACCTATCTGGTCGTGTCTGCCTTTGATGAGGGGGGCCAATGGGTCAGCGTGCGTCTGGTCGAAAGTCCGCTGATCGCCTGGATCTGGCTGGGCACAGCGGTGATGATGCTCGGCACGGGCCTCTCGCTGGTTTCACCCCGCAGGCCACGTCTGCAAGAAGCGGTTTCCTCTCTACCGCACGCTGCGGCGGCCACCGATTAG
- a CDS encoding cob(I)yrinic acid a,c-diamide adenosyltransferase, translating to MKLYTRTGDKGETGLYGTDRVSKAHPRVEAYGTVDELNSILGVARAHLRGESDPYPRLDADLEYLQNALFDLGADLATRNDSRYQAKLVRMDAEDSATLEGLIDLYQAEAPAMTGFVHPGGTLAAAQLQVARAVARRAEREVIRLGELEEYNPEVKVYLNRLSDLLFAMARAVNAHAGMTEDGWLVGGRR from the coding sequence ATGAAGTTGTACACCAGAACTGGCGACAAGGGAGAAACGGGTCTGTATGGCACGGACCGGGTCAGCAAGGCCCATCCCCGCGTGGAGGCTTATGGCACAGTTGATGAACTCAACAGCATTCTGGGCGTTGCCCGCGCTCACCTGCGAGGCGAAAGCGACCCCTATCCGCGCTTGGACGCCGACCTGGAATATCTCCAGAACGCTCTTTTTGACCTGGGAGCCGATCTGGCCACCCGGAATGACAGCCGCTATCAGGCCAAGCTGGTCCGCATGGACGCTGAGGATTCTGCCACGCTGGAAGGGTTGATTGACTTGTATCAAGCGGAGGCTCCCGCGATGACAGGCTTCGTGCATCCCGGCGGGACACTGGCTGCGGCGCAGTTGCAGGTGGCCCGCGCCGTCGCCCGCCGCGCTGAGCGTGAAGTGATTCGCCTGGGCGAACTGGAAGAGTACAACCCCGAAGTCAAAGTCTACCTGAACCGCCTGTCGGACCTGCTCTTTGCGATGGCCCGCGCAGTCAATGCCCATGCCGGCATGACGGAAGATGGCTGGCTGGTCGGAGGTCGTCGCTAG
- a CDS encoding cytochrome c-type biogenesis protein → MTGRRLARRVLPLLALVSLGGGRASLSPAELVRAEQVQQSLRCPICTGESIAESTNDISRAMRAEVERLVAEGRSEREIFEHFEARYGPFVLLDPPKEGANLVLWAGPLLALGLGGWWLWGILNRRQAKAETVTLSGDLEDPYLAQVQRDLAARQSGHTVTTRQKDQT, encoded by the coding sequence ATGACGGGCCGCAGACTCGCCCGGCGAGTATTGCCGCTGCTGGCACTGGTGAGCCTGGGCGGAGGGCGGGCCTCGCTCTCCCCAGCCGAACTGGTCCGCGCGGAGCAGGTTCAGCAGAGTCTGCGCTGCCCCATCTGCACCGGAGAGTCAATCGCCGAAAGTACCAACGACATCAGCCGCGCGATGCGGGCTGAGGTGGAACGGCTGGTGGCCGAGGGCCGCTCCGAGCGTGAGATTTTCGAGCATTTCGAGGCCCGCTATGGTCCGTTCGTCTTGCTGGACCCACCCAAGGAAGGGGCCAATCTGGTGCTGTGGGCCGGGCCATTGCTGGCCCTGGGCCTGGGTGGGTGGTGGCTGTGGGGAATACTCAACCGCCGCCAGGCGAAAGCTGAGACTGTCACTCTCTCTGGTGACCTTGAAGATCCCTATCTGGCGCAAGTGCAGCGTGATCTGGCCGCCCGGCAATCGGGCCACACCGTAACGACCCGGCAGAAGGATCAAACATGA
- a CDS encoding cytochrome c biogenesis protein has protein sequence MTLPRPDRLTPVLGWAALLALLTATGLGLSAPATEEQGVLSRILFVHVPSAWLSYLAYFGTGLFGLLYLLKRNLKFDRLALASAELGVLFTVSTLIGGMLWGKPTWGVYWDWDARLTTTALSLVIYGGYLLVRSMIDERERRARVAAVIGLMGTLYVPINYMAVNWWRGLHQSQTVKVLDEGGPSFAGSPIYGWTLIAGVLAFTLLYLYLLRVRAGLAELTDRREDLELMGELPPRSAADLEVARGAS, from the coding sequence ATGACCCTTCCACGACCTGACCGCCTGACCCCCGTGCTGGGCTGGGCGGCCCTGTTGGCCCTGCTGACGGCCACTGGCCTGGGCCTGAGCGCCCCTGCCACCGAAGAACAGGGCGTGCTGTCGCGCATCCTGTTCGTACATGTGCCGTCTGCCTGGCTCAGCTACCTGGCTTATTTCGGTACTGGGCTGTTTGGCCTGCTCTATCTGCTGAAACGCAACCTCAAATTTGACCGCTTGGCCCTGGCCTCTGCCGAGCTGGGCGTTCTCTTCACCGTCTCCACCCTGATCGGTGGGATGCTCTGGGGCAAGCCTACCTGGGGCGTGTACTGGGACTGGGACGCTCGCCTGACCACCACCGCCCTCAGCCTGGTGATTTATGGGGGCTACCTGCTGGTGCGCTCCATGATTGACGAGCGCGAACGCCGCGCACGCGTGGCTGCCGTAATCGGCCTGATGGGCACACTGTATGTACCGATCAACTACATGGCCGTGAACTGGTGGCGTGGCCTACACCAGAGCCAGACCGTGAAGGTGCTGGATGAGGGAGGCCCCAGCTTTGCGGGATCACCGATCTACGGCTGGACCCTGATAGCAGGCGTGTTGGCCTTCACGCTGCTGTATCTGTATCTGCTGCGTGTGCGCGCAGGCTTGGCTGAACTGACCGACCGCCGTGAAGACCTGGAGCTGATGGGCGAGCTGCCGCCACGCAGCGCCGCTGATCTGGAGGTGGCCCGTGGAGCATCCTGA
- a CDS encoding TlpA family protein disulfide reductase has protein sequence MTHPDPAPTPNQPAPAWKRWLPPLLAFGLVAALGTALFSPTSNETAGGSLVGKPAPDFVLTSLDGADVQLSGLQGRPVVVNFWASWCGPCREEAPLLRELSERQGEGQLAVVGVLFDEKVEQNARDFIAEYSLAYPNLRDPRLNTAINYGVAGIPETFFIDAQGIVRHKDSGGLTRERLNAGLSAIGVDPL, from the coding sequence ATGACTCACCCTGACCCTGCACCCACTCCCAACCAGCCAGCCCCAGCCTGGAAACGTTGGCTCCCGCCGCTGTTGGCTTTTGGCCTGGTGGCCGCGTTGGGAACAGCACTGTTTTCTCCTACCAGCAATGAGACAGCGGGGGGATCCCTGGTCGGCAAGCCCGCGCCGGACTTTGTGCTCACCAGCCTAGACGGCGCTGACGTCCAGCTCTCCGGCTTGCAGGGCCGCCCGGTGGTGGTGAACTTCTGGGCTTCATGGTGTGGTCCCTGCCGTGAAGAGGCGCCACTTCTGCGCGAGCTGTCCGAGCGACAGGGTGAGGGTCAGCTGGCGGTGGTTGGGGTCCTGTTCGACGAGAAAGTCGAACAAAATGCACGGGACTTTATCGCGGAGTATTCACTGGCCTATCCCAACCTGCGCGACCCGCGTCTGAACACGGCCATCAACTACGGCGTGGCGGGCATCCCAGAAACCTTTTTTATCGATGCTCAGGGTATCGTGCGCCACAAGGACTCAGGAGGCCTGACCCGTGAGCGGCTGAACGCGGGCCTGAGCGCCATCGGGGTAGACCCGCTATGA
- the glgB gene encoding 1,4-alpha-glucan branching protein GlgB, which yields MASQATSPGPAPAAFPLPLDHTHLQKLATADLVRPDHLLGAHPVVEGGVSGVRFAVWAPQAQAIHVVGDFNGWQEVHLLERLDLGYWGTFVPGAQAGQLYKFRIHGADGRTVDRIDPYARAFEAPPATASVIWTDDYAWDDAEWMANRSARQSEPVSIYEVHVGSWRYDDRGQPLAYRELAHALADHVQDLGFTHVELMGVMAHPFYGSWGYQVTGYYAPEGRQGTPEDFKYLVDHLHGRGIGVILDWVPGHFPTDDHALAHYDGAPLYEYADPRKGFHYDWNTHIFDYGRNEVVMFLIGSALRWLQDFHVDGLRVDAVASMLYLDFSREEWMPNIHGGRENLEAIAFLKRLNEVVHHMAPGCMMVAEESTAFPGVTHPTPDGLGFDYKWAMGWMNDSLAYLERDPIYRQYDHHKLTFFNVYRSTEHFVLAISHDEVVHGKKPLVLKAPGDWEQQRANLRAFYAYMWTTPGKKLLFMGQEFAHSQEWNHDAALPWERAAWADHAGVKELVRDLNRLYTERPDWYAGDTHPEGLQWLNADDAENSVYIYRRVAAEAGRSSVIVLNMTPMYRRDYHMPVPEAGAYRLLLNTDSGRYGGWSHEIGELQAWQEELNGQPARLSLHLPPLSALVLERVGETQG from the coding sequence ATGGCAAGTCAAGCAACCTCTCCTGGCCCTGCTCCTGCGGCCTTTCCATTGCCCCTGGATCACACCCATCTTCAAAAACTGGCCACCGCCGATCTGGTGCGCCCCGACCATCTGTTAGGGGCGCATCCGGTGGTCGAAGGTGGCGTCAGTGGTGTGCGCTTTGCCGTCTGGGCACCGCAGGCCCAGGCCATCCATGTGGTCGGTGATTTCAACGGCTGGCAGGAGGTCCATCTGCTGGAACGTCTGGACTTGGGCTATTGGGGCACCTTCGTGCCGGGCGCTCAGGCGGGACAGCTGTATAAGTTCCGCATTCATGGCGCAGATGGCCGGACGGTGGACCGGATTGATCCCTACGCCCGTGCCTTTGAAGCGCCGCCTGCTACCGCCAGCGTAATTTGGACCGACGACTACGCCTGGGACGACGCTGAATGGATGGCGAATCGTTCAGCCAGGCAAAGTGAGCCGGTCAGTATCTACGAGGTGCATGTGGGGTCGTGGCGTTACGATGACCGCGGCCAACCACTGGCTTACCGCGAACTGGCGCACGCTCTGGCCGACCATGTGCAGGACCTGGGCTTTACCCATGTGGAGCTGATGGGAGTCATGGCGCACCCCTTTTATGGCTCGTGGGGCTATCAAGTCACGGGCTATTACGCCCCGGAAGGGCGTCAGGGCACGCCTGAGGATTTCAAGTATTTGGTGGACCACCTGCACGGACGCGGGATCGGGGTGATTCTGGACTGGGTGCCGGGACATTTCCCCACCGATGATCACGCGCTGGCCCATTACGACGGCGCACCACTGTACGAGTACGCTGACCCGCGCAAGGGCTTCCATTACGACTGGAACACCCACATTTTCGACTATGGACGCAATGAAGTGGTGATGTTCCTGATCGGCTCGGCGCTGCGCTGGCTGCAGGATTTCCATGTGGACGGTCTACGGGTAGACGCGGTGGCGTCCATGCTGTATCTGGATTTCTCACGTGAGGAGTGGATGCCCAACATTCACGGTGGCCGGGAGAACCTGGAAGCCATCGCCTTCCTCAAGCGTCTGAACGAAGTGGTGCATCATATGGCCCCCGGCTGCATGATGGTGGCTGAGGAAAGTACGGCCTTTCCGGGTGTCACTCACCCCACGCCAGATGGGCTGGGCTTCGACTACAAGTGGGCGATGGGCTGGATGAACGATTCACTGGCTTACCTGGAGCGGGACCCGATCTACCGTCAATACGATCACCACAAGCTGACCTTTTTTAACGTTTACCGCAGCACTGAGCATTTCGTGTTGGCAATCAGCCACGACGAAGTGGTACACGGCAAAAAGCCGCTGGTGCTCAAGGCTCCCGGCGACTGGGAACAGCAGCGCGCCAACCTGCGGGCCTTTTATGCCTATATGTGGACCACGCCCGGCAAGAAGTTGCTGTTCATGGGTCAGGAGTTCGCTCATTCGCAGGAATGGAACCACGACGCGGCGCTGCCCTGGGAGCGGGCGGCCTGGGCAGATCATGCTGGGGTCAAGGAACTGGTGCGTGACCTCAACCGTCTCTATACCGAACGCCCCGACTGGTACGCGGGCGACACCCACCCCGAAGGCCTGCAGTGGTTGAACGCTGACGACGCTGAGAACAGCGTGTATATCTACCGCCGCGTTGCAGCTGAAGCTGGCCGTTCCAGTGTGATCGTGCTGAACATGACCCCGATGTACCGCCGCGATTACCATATGCCAGTGCCTGAAGCCGGAGCTTACCGCCTGCTGCTCAATACCGATTCAGGCCGCTACGGTGGCTGGAGTCACGAAATAGGCGAATTGCAGGCCTGGCAAGAGGAGCTGAATGGCCAGCCTGCCCGCCTGAGCCTGCATCTGCCGCCGCTCAGCGCACTTGTGCTGGAACGGGTGGGGGAGACACAGGGCTAA